A genome region from Akkermansiaceae bacterium includes the following:
- a CDS encoding Gfo/Idh/MocA family oxidoreductase, with product MTTDNCSRRKFLTATGGTAALATFPNIARAQGAANNAKLKIGLIGCGGRGTGAAHQALSADPNVQLWAIGDAFESQIAVALRSMGKFGGKVDCPAERQFSGLDAYQKVIDSGVDVVLLTTPPGFRPQHLRAAVDAGKHVFAEKPMAVDVAGLKSVLESAKIAKAKGTTLQHGYCWRFSPNTREGYGKLLSGELGRIVSVYGTYLAGVPKPSTDVSQRDPAWGDVEWQLRNWMAHEWLSGGPLLEQGIHTVDKIGWAMGDVAPIAARASGGRAQRDDDGNVWDHYDVVYEYANGVMCHVAERQLNNAFSEVVDRVFCENGTLEAPGRVLTKDVSGKVTWAYRGQPENMYQVCHNEWFAAIRAGKELNSGEFMANSTMLGMLGREAAHSGQRITWEQMWASDQDLAPDTLGMGDKFQEAPIPVPGKYKFA from the coding sequence ATGACAACCGACAATTGCTCCCGTAGGAAATTTCTCACCGCCACCGGCGGCACCGCGGCCCTCGCCACCTTCCCGAACATCGCCCGCGCACAGGGCGCTGCGAACAACGCGAAGCTCAAGATCGGCCTCATCGGCTGCGGCGGCCGCGGCACCGGCGCCGCCCACCAAGCCCTCTCCGCAGACCCCAACGTACAGCTCTGGGCCATCGGCGATGCCTTCGAGTCCCAGATCGCCGTCGCCCTCAGGAGCATGGGCAAATTCGGCGGAAAGGTGGATTGCCCCGCGGAGCGCCAGTTTTCCGGTCTCGATGCCTACCAGAAAGTCATCGACAGCGGGGTCGATGTCGTCCTCCTGACCACCCCCCCGGGCTTCCGCCCCCAGCACCTCCGCGCCGCAGTGGATGCCGGGAAACATGTCTTTGCGGAAAAACCCATGGCCGTCGATGTCGCCGGCCTCAAATCCGTCCTAGAGTCCGCCAAGATCGCCAAGGCCAAGGGCACCACCCTCCAGCACGGCTACTGCTGGCGTTTCTCCCCAAACACCCGCGAGGGCTACGGAAAACTCCTTTCCGGCGAGCTCGGGCGCATCGTTTCCGTCTATGGCACCTACCTTGCCGGCGTTCCGAAACCCTCCACCGATGTTAGCCAGCGGGATCCCGCATGGGGCGATGTCGAGTGGCAACTCCGCAACTGGATGGCCCACGAATGGCTGTCCGGCGGCCCGCTCCTCGAACAAGGCATCCACACCGTCGACAAGATAGGCTGGGCCATGGGCGATGTCGCCCCCATCGCCGCCCGCGCCTCCGGCGGCAGGGCGCAGCGCGATGACGACGGCAATGTCTGGGATCATTACGACGTCGTCTATGAATACGCCAACGGCGTGATGTGCCACGTCGCCGAGCGCCAGCTGAACAACGCTTTCTCCGAGGTCGTTGACCGCGTCTTCTGCGAGAACGGAACCCTCGAGGCTCCGGGCCGGGTGCTCACCAAGGACGTTTCAGGAAAAGTCACATGGGCCTACCGCGGCCAGCCGGAAAACATGTACCAGGTCTGCCACAACGAATGGTTCGCGGCGATCCGCGCCGGCAAGGAACTCAACTCCGGTGAGTTCATGGCCAACAGCACCATGCTCGGCATGCTCGGCCGCGAGGCCGCGCACTCCGGCCAGCGCATCACCTGGGAGCAGATGTGGGCATCCGACCAGGATCTCGCCCCGGACACCCTCGGGATGGGCGACAAGTTCCAGGAAGCCCCCATCCCCGTGCCCGGCAAATACAAGTTCGCATGA
- a CDS encoding SGNH/GDSL hydrolase family protein yields the protein MKTLRGTPHFLFLHLLLLLPHGSHALEEIPQSAATKLDGVKRIVFLGDSITQGGDYVTDFECGLLANGIRAEVLNLGLGSETASDLTEEENSGHLKAHRFGRPAVSERLEGALAATKPDLLIVCYGMNDGSSLPANEAGTQRFAGAIMSLRETALKSGVKRVVLCTPPVRDDKGNAALRFHDESLARYTEWLLSKRADGWDVVDIHGPMRNALDEGRAKDPAFALSGDGVHPGREGHWIMAREILTQFLGLHLDDVVNSEALFPANGAEIRKLANQRMRVLFEAWMTKIGHARPGVAGGPGAKAGPTIEQANKTASAITGRIEAFLPSKP from the coding sequence ATGAAAACCCTGAGGGGGACGCCCCATTTCCTGTTTCTCCATTTGCTTCTTTTGTTGCCGCACGGCAGCCATGCACTGGAAGAGATCCCGCAATCGGCGGCTACGAAGCTGGATGGGGTGAAACGCATCGTATTTCTCGGTGATAGCATCACGCAGGGCGGGGATTACGTGACGGATTTCGAGTGCGGCCTCCTCGCCAACGGGATCCGTGCCGAGGTGTTGAATCTCGGTCTCGGCAGCGAGACGGCATCGGATCTGACGGAGGAGGAAAATTCCGGGCATCTCAAGGCGCACCGCTTCGGTCGCCCTGCGGTGAGCGAGAGGCTCGAAGGCGCCTTGGCCGCCACCAAGCCGGATTTGCTGATCGTTTGCTATGGAATGAACGACGGCAGCAGCCTGCCTGCGAATGAGGCAGGCACGCAACGTTTTGCCGGGGCGATCATGAGCCTGCGCGAAACCGCCCTGAAATCCGGGGTGAAACGGGTGGTGCTCTGCACTCCGCCGGTGCGCGATGACAAGGGAAATGCCGCGCTTCGGTTCCACGATGAGAGCCTTGCCCGGTACACCGAATGGCTCCTTTCGAAGCGCGCCGATGGCTGGGACGTGGTGGATATCCACGGGCCAATGAGAAATGCGCTGGACGAAGGTCGCGCCAAGGATCCTGCCTTCGCCCTTTCCGGCGATGGCGTGCATCCCGGACGCGAAGGCCACTGGATCATGGCGCGGGAAATCCTGACACAGTTTCTCGGCCTGCACCTCGATGATGTTGTGAATTCCGAAGCGCTGTTCCCCGCAAACGGCGCGGAAATACGCAAGCTCGCCAACCAGAGGATGCGCGTCCTGTTTGAAGCATGGATGACGAAAATCGGGCACGCCCGGCCGGGCGTCGCGGGTGGCCCCGGTGCAAAGGCCGGCCCGACCATTGAGCAAGCCAACAAGACTGCGTCGGCAATCACGGGACGGATTGAGGCGTTCCTGCCATCCAAGCCCTGA
- a CDS encoding sulfatase: MKNLLFTALLTLPSLACIAGKAPPNIIFIFSDDHAQAAISAYGSKVNKTPHIDRLAEGGARFTNSFVTNSICTPSRATLLTGQYSHLNGVPVFNSFDGSRDHVAKHLQAGGYHTGVIGKWHLGSDPTGFDRWIVLPGQGAYWDPVFLVSGRKMRIMGHCTDITTDLGIEWLETRPKDKPFFLMLHQKAPHRKWQPAERHIEMFRDKEFPEPDTLFDDYETRPAALPENRQTITRDLDANDLKQKPPEGLEGEELVRWKYNRYMQDYLACVQGVDDGVGKVLDYLDVNGLSENTIVIYSADNGWYLGELGLYDKRFMYEPGLRVPLLARGPGIKPGALPGNFVANIDLAPTFLDLAGLPVPASMQGRSLAPLLRGESPDDWRKTVYYRYYHHPGHHNTQAHYGVRTDTHKLIHYWKKDAYEMYDLTKDPAEQHNLLFDEAEAKQPEIAAKFLELKTEIARLQKEFRDDGQYADPATWPKGSADGPFKQKPIGEKTVAEAIAASAE; encoded by the coding sequence ATGAAAAACCTCCTCTTCACCGCGTTATTGACCCTGCCGTCCCTTGCCTGCATTGCCGGGAAAGCTCCGCCCAACATCATCTTCATTTTCTCCGACGACCACGCCCAGGCCGCGATCTCCGCCTACGGCTCAAAGGTGAACAAGACCCCGCACATCGACCGCCTCGCCGAGGGCGGCGCGCGCTTCACCAACTCCTTCGTCACGAACTCGATCTGCACGCCTAGCCGCGCGACGCTCCTGACAGGCCAGTATTCCCACCTCAACGGCGTCCCCGTTTTCAACAGCTTCGACGGCTCCCGTGACCACGTCGCGAAGCACCTGCAGGCCGGAGGATACCACACCGGGGTGATCGGCAAATGGCACCTCGGGAGCGACCCGACCGGCTTCGACCGCTGGATCGTCCTACCCGGACAGGGCGCATACTGGGACCCCGTCTTCCTCGTCAGCGGGCGGAAAATGAGGATCATGGGCCACTGCACCGACATCACCACGGATCTCGGCATCGAGTGGCTGGAGACCCGGCCCAAGGACAAGCCGTTCTTCCTCATGCTCCACCAGAAGGCTCCCCACCGGAAATGGCAGCCGGCCGAGCGCCACATCGAGATGTTCAGGGACAAGGAATTCCCTGAGCCGGACACGCTCTTCGACGATTACGAAACCCGCCCCGCCGCCCTTCCGGAAAACAGGCAGACCATCACCCGCGACCTTGATGCGAACGACCTCAAGCAGAAACCGCCGGAAGGCCTCGAGGGAGAGGAACTGGTGAGATGGAAATACAACCGCTACATGCAGGACTACCTCGCCTGTGTGCAGGGCGTCGATGATGGCGTCGGGAAGGTGCTCGACTACCTCGATGTGAACGGCCTTTCGGAAAACACCATCGTCATCTACTCCGCCGACAACGGCTGGTACCTCGGCGAGCTGGGCCTCTACGACAAGCGCTTCATGTACGAGCCCGGCCTGCGCGTCCCGCTCCTCGCCCGCGGCCCCGGCATCAAGCCCGGCGCGCTCCCCGGCAATTTCGTCGCGAACATCGACCTCGCCCCCACATTCCTCGATCTCGCCGGCCTGCCCGTCCCCGCCTCCATGCAGGGCCGCTCGCTCGCCCCGCTGCTCAGGGGCGAGTCCCCGGACGACTGGCGAAAGACCGTCTACTATCGCTACTACCACCACCCCGGCCACCACAACACCCAGGCCCACTACGGAGTCCGCACCGACACCCACAAGCTCATCCACTACTGGAAAAAGGACGCCTATGAGATGTATGACCTCACCAAGGATCCCGCCGAGCAACACAACCTGCTCTTCGATGAAGCCGAGGCCAAACAGCCGGAGATCGCCGCGAAATTCCTGGAGCTGAAAACCGAGATCGCCCGCCTCCAGAAGGAATTCCGCGACGACGGCCAATATGCCGATCCGGCCACATGGCCCAAGGGCAGCGCCGACGGCCCGTTCAAGCAAAAGCCCATCGGAGAGAAGACCGTCGCGGAAGCGATCGCCGCCAGCGCGGAATGA
- a CDS encoding acetylxylan esterase — MVKKTYPSRKPARIAIPAFLALLSALAIAAEPPVKPWEARADVVEALAKRLPGTNFEESKVPEYRLPDPLVSENGKPVRTPLQWTDERRPEILQLFRENVYGIRPATPYRIAYEEVGRRENAFAIGATARQIRATLTARGKSHSFDFVLVVPKSDAPVPVIIHINNRYLIPLGKAVDEADPFWPVEKIVRRGYATAAFHTSDIDPDKRDGYAKGIRALLDDPSSDPETRWAALSAWAWGASRVLDFATKQPGIDPRRSAVAGNSRAGKTALWAGAEDTRFQIAYSNESGCGGAALSRRAFGETVARITDVIPYWFCPRFKRYAGRESDLPIDQHQLIALMAPRAVYVASADEDLWADPKGEYASLLAAGPVFGLHGLRYIADPEMPPLNTPRHVGSTGYHIRTGVHNLTEQDWGYFLDFADRVFGK; from the coding sequence ATGGTGAAAAAAACATATCCATCCCGGAAACCGGCACGGATCGCAATTCCTGCATTCCTCGCCCTGCTATCCGCCCTTGCCATCGCCGCAGAGCCGCCGGTCAAACCGTGGGAGGCTAGGGCGGACGTCGTCGAAGCACTCGCCAAGCGCCTGCCTGGCACCAATTTCGAAGAATCCAAGGTTCCGGAATACAGGCTGCCCGATCCGCTCGTTTCGGAAAACGGCAAACCTGTCCGAACCCCGCTGCAATGGACGGACGAAAGGCGCCCGGAGATCCTGCAACTGTTCCGTGAAAACGTCTATGGCATCCGCCCAGCGACTCCATACCGGATCGCCTACGAGGAGGTCGGCCGCAGGGAAAACGCCTTCGCCATCGGCGCGACCGCACGCCAGATCCGCGCGACGCTCACCGCACGCGGCAAATCCCATTCCTTCGATTTCGTCCTCGTCGTCCCGAAGTCGGATGCCCCGGTGCCGGTCATCATCCACATCAACAACCGCTACCTGATCCCGCTCGGCAAGGCGGTGGACGAGGCCGACCCCTTCTGGCCTGTGGAGAAAATCGTCAGGCGCGGTTATGCCACCGCAGCGTTCCACACATCGGACATAGATCCCGACAAGCGCGATGGATACGCAAAAGGCATCCGCGCCCTGCTGGACGATCCCTCCTCCGATCCGGAAACCCGCTGGGCTGCCCTCTCCGCCTGGGCATGGGGCGCGAGCCGCGTCCTCGATTTCGCGACCAAGCAACCCGGCATCGACCCGCGACGCAGCGCTGTCGCCGGGAACTCGAGGGCCGGCAAGACCGCCCTCTGGGCAGGCGCGGAGGATACGCGCTTCCAGATCGCCTACAGCAACGAATCCGGCTGCGGCGGAGCCGCGCTTTCCCGGCGCGCCTTCGGGGAAACGGTCGCCCGCATCACCGATGTGATCCCCTATTGGTTCTGCCCGCGCTTCAAGCGATACGCAGGCCGCGAGTCCGATCTGCCCATCGACCAACACCAACTCATCGCCCTGATGGCACCTCGTGCCGTCTATGTCGCCAGTGCCGACGAGGATCTGTGGGCGGATCCCAAGGGCGAATACGCCTCCCTGCTCGCCGCCGGGCCGGTGTTCGGACTCCACGGCCTCAGATACATCGCGGACCCGGAAATGCCTCCGCTCAACACCCCCCGGCATGTCGGATCGACCGGCTATCACATCCGCACCGGCGTCCACAACCTCACCGAACAGGATTGGGGCTATTTCCTCGATTTCGCCGACCGGGTTTTCGGAAAATAG
- a CDS encoding substrate-binding domain-containing protein: MKPFRPLSSVEQLAGYLREEIRQGGLGGRLPGINRLAASLGCSANTVHAAMKQLEREGFLLAQGAGRCSRTALPQGSAPALRVKILLYERQDAKVDYISDLRHRLQEAGHSAGFATKSLLDLGMDAGRVAGFVAGTEADAWIVVAGSRTVLEWFAEQSVPAFALFGRQPNVPIAGTGPYMLHAVVAAVRRLAALGHSRIVCLTREERRKPGPGLFERAFLEELRKQGIAVGPYNLPDWEDNPEGFHRGLKSLFGSTPPTAIIADGVELFLATQQFFLQEGIRVPNDVSMVCSVPHPAFAWSIPSIAHMEFDSGVWVRNVERWVSGVANGKNIRRKHFNNATFSEGGTVGPAKA; encoded by the coding sequence ATGAAACCGTTCCGCCCGCTATCCTCCGTTGAACAGCTCGCCGGATATCTCAGGGAGGAGATCCGGCAGGGGGGCTTGGGCGGGCGGCTGCCGGGGATCAACCGGCTCGCGGCCAGTCTGGGATGCAGCGCGAACACGGTACATGCGGCCATGAAGCAATTGGAGCGCGAAGGCTTCTTGCTGGCGCAAGGGGCGGGGAGGTGCAGCCGTACAGCGCTGCCGCAGGGCTCCGCGCCTGCGCTGCGGGTGAAAATCCTGCTTTATGAGCGGCAGGATGCGAAGGTCGACTACATCTCGGATCTGCGCCACAGGCTGCAGGAGGCAGGGCACAGCGCGGGGTTTGCCACGAAATCGCTGCTGGATCTGGGCATGGATGCGGGGCGGGTGGCGGGCTTCGTGGCAGGCACGGAGGCCGATGCATGGATCGTTGTGGCCGGATCGCGGACGGTGCTCGAGTGGTTCGCGGAGCAATCGGTTCCGGCCTTCGCGCTCTTCGGGCGGCAACCCAATGTGCCCATCGCCGGCACCGGCCCATATATGTTGCATGCTGTGGTGGCGGCGGTGCGGAGATTGGCCGCGCTCGGACACAGCCGCATCGTCTGCCTGACGCGGGAGGAACGCAGGAAGCCCGGCCCAGGCCTGTTCGAGCGGGCGTTTCTTGAAGAACTGAGGAAGCAGGGGATCGCCGTCGGCCCCTACAACCTCCCGGACTGGGAGGACAACCCGGAGGGCTTCCACCGCGGCCTCAAGTCGCTCTTCGGCAGCACCCCGCCGACGGCGATCATCGCCGACGGGGTGGAGCTTTTCCTGGCCACCCAGCAGTTCTTTCTGCAGGAGGGCATCCGCGTGCCAAATGATGTCTCAATGGTCTGCAGCGTCCCTCATCCCGCCTTCGCATGGAGCATCCCGAGCATTGCCCACATGGAATTCGACAGCGGCGTCTGGGTGCGCAACGTCGAGCGCTGGGTGAGCGGCGTGGCCAATGGCAAGAACATCCGCCGCAAGCATTTCAATAACGCCACCTTCTCCGAGGGCGGGACGGTGGGGCCGGCGAAGGCATGA
- a CDS encoding PEP-CTERM sorting domain-containing protein, producing MKPYIAALAAFSLFGASANAALVSQLGILDLNANGGINPNTGVAWQANDQYRLAFWTIGTITATSNDPAFYDNFATAQAQLSTLGNGNIQTSTGWTALAWVNTDFNQNQGLALSSPLVRSGTNDFTGGAAAGGAGVPVYAMDGMTAIARNNNDIWNNWSNPFANSLNGQPADSTIRLTSAQTGNGQTVYYSPFLDQNGGGDTGINHGVDAWTGGFNGHVNALGDTIDNTTSSYGSTNANNPGRVYNRFTGNNTDSRKVYVLSPLLTVTDAIPEPSTALLGALGMLALFRRRR from the coding sequence ATGAAACCATACATCGCGGCCCTAGCGGCTTTCTCGCTGTTTGGTGCCTCGGCCAACGCGGCACTCGTCAGCCAACTAGGCATCCTCGACCTCAATGCCAACGGCGGGATCAACCCGAACACCGGTGTTGCATGGCAGGCCAATGACCAGTATCGCCTCGCTTTCTGGACGATAGGCACCATCACGGCAACCTCGAACGATCCCGCGTTTTACGACAACTTCGCCACCGCCCAGGCCCAACTCAGCACACTCGGCAACGGCAACATCCAGACATCAACAGGCTGGACGGCTTTGGCATGGGTGAACACGGATTTCAACCAGAACCAAGGGCTCGCACTCAGTAGCCCCTTGGTGAGATCCGGAACCAACGATTTCACGGGGGGTGCCGCTGCCGGCGGGGCGGGGGTTCCGGTCTACGCGATGGACGGCATGACTGCGATCGCGCGCAACAACAACGACATTTGGAACAACTGGAGCAACCCCTTTGCGAACAGTCTGAACGGCCAACCGGCGGATTCAACGATTCGCCTCACCAGTGCACAGACAGGGAATGGGCAAACGGTCTATTATTCTCCGTTCCTCGATCAAAACGGAGGCGGGGACACGGGTATCAACCACGGTGTCGACGCCTGGACAGGCGGTTTCAATGGTCATGTCAACGCCCTAGGTGACACCATCGACAATACGACTTCCAGCTACGGCAGCACGAACGCGAACAACCCAGGACGGGTGTATAACCGCTTCACGGGCAACAACACGGATTCGAGGAAAGTCTATGTGCTGTCTCCCCTCCTGACCGTCACAGATGCCATACCCGAGCCTTCCACCGCGCTTCTTGGAGCGCTCGGCATGCTCGCGCTGTTCCGCCGCCGCCGCTGA
- a CDS encoding DUF1080 domain-containing protein, which yields MRALTRSLAFASLAVFVQAGFAEEKNKTWTDPGLVAQEDPDFLIQGEYAGEDSGVQVVALGDGKFDAYVLEGGLPGLGWTPGKARSVLRGKREAGDIVFKGEKLSAAISEGKFRLIEGDGTVPASPRIERKSPTLGAPAPEGAVVLFDGSSADAWENGKMEDGFLLATGCTSKQAFKSYRLHLEFRTPYKPSARGQARGNSGIYHSGRYETQILDSFGLEGKDNECGGIYSISKPLLNMCLPPLAWQTYDVDFTAAKFDADGKRTAWPRITVKLNGVLVHEDLELNKDFTTSAPSSKPLTSPEGPIFLQNHGNPVVFRNIWVVPGE from the coding sequence ATGAGAGCCCTGACCCGCAGCCTGGCGTTCGCATCCCTCGCCGTCTTCGTGCAGGCGGGGTTTGCGGAAGAAAAAAACAAGACCTGGACGGATCCCGGTCTGGTGGCGCAGGAAGATCCGGATTTCCTGATCCAAGGCGAATACGCAGGTGAGGATTCCGGGGTTCAGGTGGTGGCGCTCGGGGATGGGAAGTTCGATGCCTATGTGCTCGAAGGCGGCCTGCCCGGGCTGGGATGGACGCCGGGAAAAGCACGCTCCGTCCTCAGGGGCAAGCGGGAGGCTGGGGACATCGTCTTCAAGGGCGAGAAGCTATCGGCGGCAATTTCCGAGGGGAAATTCCGTCTGATCGAAGGGGATGGCACGGTGCCCGCATCCCCGCGCATCGAGCGCAAAAGCCCAACGCTCGGAGCGCCTGCCCCGGAGGGGGCGGTGGTGCTTTTCGATGGCAGCTCCGCCGATGCATGGGAGAACGGGAAAATGGAGGACGGGTTTCTGTTGGCCACCGGCTGCACCAGCAAACAGGCCTTCAAAAGCTACAGGCTTCACCTTGAGTTCAGGACGCCCTACAAGCCCTCCGCGCGCGGCCAGGCACGTGGCAACAGCGGGATCTATCACAGCGGCCGCTATGAGACGCAGATCCTGGATTCCTTCGGCCTGGAGGGGAAAGACAACGAATGCGGCGGCATCTACTCGATCTCCAAGCCGCTCCTCAACATGTGCCTGCCGCCGCTCGCATGGCAGACGTATGATGTGGATTTCACCGCCGCGAAGTTCGATGCGGACGGCAAACGGACGGCATGGCCGCGCATCACCGTGAAGCTCAACGGCGTATTGGTCCACGAAGACCTGGAACTGAACAAGGACTTCACCACATCAGCGCCCAGCAGCAAGCCCCTGACCTCACCCGAAGGGCCGATTTTTCTCCAGAACCATGGCAACCCCGTCGTTTTCAGGAACATCTGGGTCGTGCCGGGAGAATGA
- a CDS encoding sulfatase, translating to MKTIRTLLALLMIAPASADRPNILFITADDMNRDSVGAFGCTIEGITPNIDKLAAEGTAFDRGFVNIAICMPCRAVWMTGRYPHRSGALGFDRIKPDVPSLPEALKQGGYYNALFGKEIHVVPSRHAAFDLIRTERELRSGRDPQAYAAAMRDAIGAAKEAGKPFFIMANAHDPHRPFSGSKGDYKDVPEASRRITPDEVVVPGFLPDLPDIRTELADYFTSVRRADDVVGAILAELDKAGLTGNTLVIFLSDHGMPLPFAKTNCYLASTATPWIVRWPGHAEPGARDGDHFVSGIDIAPTFLAAAGLENLAGADGSSILPILEGKAQPERNKAFTSINAPYSGKPFPMRAVNDGESLYIWNGWADGKAYFQNESMSGLTYKAMKAAAKSDPAIAARVKLYDNRVPQELYDLRTDPDCLRNLIGESSEKAASLTKALQQQMKATNDPQLENFQSQVGLAPD from the coding sequence ATGAAAACCATCCGAACCCTCCTTGCCCTGCTGATGATCGCCCCTGCCAGCGCGGACCGGCCCAACATCCTTTTCATCACCGCAGATGACATGAACCGCGATTCGGTCGGGGCCTTCGGCTGCACCATCGAAGGCATCACCCCGAACATCGACAAGCTCGCCGCCGAGGGCACCGCCTTCGACCGCGGCTTCGTCAACATCGCCATCTGCATGCCTTGCCGCGCCGTCTGGATGACAGGCCGCTATCCGCACCGCAGCGGCGCGCTTGGCTTCGACAGGATCAAGCCCGATGTCCCCTCGCTTCCGGAAGCCCTGAAACAAGGCGGCTACTACAACGCCCTGTTCGGAAAGGAAATCCACGTCGTGCCCTCCCGCCACGCCGCCTTCGACCTCATCCGCACCGAACGCGAGCTGAGGAGCGGCCGCGATCCGCAAGCCTACGCCGCCGCAATGCGCGATGCCATCGGGGCCGCAAAGGAAGCCGGGAAGCCCTTTTTCATCATGGCCAACGCCCACGATCCACACCGTCCCTTCTCCGGCAGCAAGGGCGATTACAAGGACGTCCCCGAAGCCTCCCGCCGCATCACCCCGGACGAGGTCGTCGTCCCCGGTTTCCTCCCCGACCTCCCCGACATCCGCACCGAGCTCGCGGACTACTTCACCTCCGTCCGCCGCGCCGACGATGTCGTCGGCGCCATCCTTGCGGAACTCGACAAGGCCGGCCTAACGGGGAACACGCTCGTGATTTTCCTCTCCGACCACGGCATGCCCCTGCCCTTCGCGAAGACCAACTGCTACCTCGCCTCCACCGCCACCCCGTGGATCGTTCGCTGGCCCGGCCATGCGGAGCCCGGTGCCCGCGATGGGGATCACTTCGTCTCCGGCATCGACATCGCACCCACCTTCCTCGCCGCCGCCGGATTGGAAAACCTCGCCGGCGCAGACGGCTCCTCCATCCTCCCCATCCTTGAGGGGAAAGCGCAGCCGGAGCGCAACAAGGCATTCACCTCCATCAACGCCCCGTATTCCGGAAAGCCGTTCCCCATGCGCGCCGTCAACGACGGCGAATCCCTCTACATCTGGAACGGCTGGGCGGACGGCAAAGCCTATTTCCAGAACGAATCCATGTCCGGCCTCACCTACAAGGCCATGAAAGCCGCCGCGAAATCCGATCCAGCCATCGCCGCCCGCGTGAAACTCTACGACAACCGTGTGCCCCAGGAATTGTATGACCTCCGCACCGATCCCGATTGCCTTCGAAACCTGATTGGGGAAAGCAGCGAGAAAGCCGCCTCACTGACCAAAGCCCTCCAACAACAGATGAAGGCAACCAACGACCCACAGCTGGAGAACTTCCAGTCCCAGGTAGGGCTGGCACCGGACTGA
- a CDS encoding thioredoxin family protein, translating into MRLSGKHALSLAAALAFPSCADKGINIKESLPPPGVGPPMTTDAGSPWPAGGNQTPASIAFTPQEDISFTDPDNPDAGIPGLENLMSAPKKGPWEESETIARQTAAREGKPILIWFTDSARSPMCKALAAELFATPDFGKWAGENLVRLRIDANVTVNDPELSLDEKITRQTDLRNYVKRLKKRYRILGHPSVLMLNPSGEVITRYRGYKRGDADFYWGLIKQGVASSQAAYADWRKGLEKKGYREWEGHRGNKVFAKLASYSNGTLILIEPGGERYKTDESRLSKADRKWIAEQKAMRGIQ; encoded by the coding sequence ATGCGCCTTTCCGGGAAGCACGCCCTCAGCCTTGCAGCCGCACTGGCCTTCCCGTCTTGCGCGGACAAGGGCATCAACATCAAGGAATCCCTCCCGCCTCCCGGTGTCGGCCCGCCCATGACCACGGATGCCGGTTCCCCGTGGCCAGCCGGCGGCAACCAAACCCCCGCGTCCATCGCTTTCACCCCCCAGGAGGACATATCCTTCACGGATCCCGACAACCCCGATGCCGGCATCCCGGGCCTGGAAAACCTCATGTCCGCACCCAAGAAGGGGCCGTGGGAGGAAAGCGAGACCATCGCCCGCCAGACCGCCGCCCGCGAGGGCAAGCCAATCCTGATCTGGTTCACCGATTCCGCCCGCAGCCCCATGTGCAAAGCCCTCGCCGCCGAGCTCTTCGCCACCCCGGATTTCGGCAAATGGGCCGGGGAAAACCTCGTCCGCCTGCGTATCGATGCAAACGTCACCGTCAACGATCCCGAACTCTCCCTAGACGAGAAGATCACCCGCCAGACCGACCTGCGCAACTACGTCAAGCGCCTGAAAAAACGCTACCGCATCCTCGGCCACCCTTCCGTACTGATGCTCAATCCCAGCGGCGAGGTCATCACCCGCTACCGCGGCTACAAACGCGGCGACGCCGATTTCTACTGGGGTCTCATCAAACAGGGCGTCGCATCCTCGCAGGCCGCCTACGCTGACTGGCGGAAAGGTCTTGAGAAAAAAGGCTACCGCGAGTGGGAGGGTCACAGGGGCAACAAGGTTTTCGCGAAACTCGCCTCCTACTCCAACGGCACCCTCATCCTCATCGAGCCCGGTGGCGAGCGCTACAAGACCGATGAATCAAGGCTTTCCAAGGCCGACCGGAAATGGATCGCCGAACAGAAGGCAATGCGCGGCATCCAATGA